DNA from Malus sylvestris chromosome 11, drMalSylv7.2, whole genome shotgun sequence:
AACTTTATGCAGTAAACAATGTGTTGGTTAATTTTTGGAATTTAAAAGGGGAAGTTCTTAGTATTTCAAGCGGGTTTGTGTGGAAGATAGCGTTGTGGGCATCCGCTTCTGCATGGAGGAATTTTTTGTTTCTGCATCTGTTTTGTAGATGTCATGGCAGTGTAGTTAAGTTGTTTGTTTATTGACTTTTTTGCTATCAGGCGTTAgagtgtttttgttttattgtaatttttgtGTGAATGCGTGTTTAATGTTTTTGTACGTAGCTTTTGATATTAAAagtttcttgttcttcttcttgtagttaataataattgtagtggtaatcataaaattaatatgttGCAGGGGATTTAAAGCCTTGAAGCAAACCGTGAAGCTCTATTATCGTCTGGGGAGGTATAAAGAAATGATGGATGCATACAGGGTGATGTTGACATACATCAAATCAGCAGTAACAAGGAATTACAGTGAAAAATGTATAAACAACATTATGGATTTTGTTTCTGGTTCAGCTAGTCAGAACTTTGGTCTCCTGCAAGAGTTCTATCAGACCACTCTaaaggcccttgaagaggcaaagAATGAGGTCAGAATATAACCTTGTTTTATCATAAGTTTTTTCTTTCCAATATGGTATGTGAATACAATATTCTGATGTCTTGGTGCAGAGACTTTGGTttaagacaaatcttaagcttTGCAAAATTTGGTTTGATATGGGTGAATATGGGCGAATGAGTAAGGTAATCTGTTTGTTTGGATGACACTGTTTATCATCATATTGTGCTCTGATTGTGATCTCGAAAGGCTGAGAGTAACCTATGTTGAACTATTAGATTTTGAAGGAACTCCATAAATCCTGTCAAAAGGAAGATGGTACTGATGACCAAAAGAAAGGAAGTCAACTCCTAGAGGTTTACGCTATTGAGATTCAAATGTACACTGAGactaaaaataacaaaaagctTAAGGTAATAATCTTCTATGGATGACATGCATATTTAAACTCTGTATTTCGCTCTAACTCTATGTCATATGCATTTTTTGTTAGTCTGTGATGTAGGActtggatgaattaaagaacaaaGATATAAAGGTTAATTGAATTACTAATACCAGCATTGGCGATACTCATCACTGATGGAGGACAAATAATAACGAAAAAATAAATTTCATTATTTACTTAAGCTTGAGTTGATCAGTTTTGGTTTTCAGGTGTTGTTTCACTTTTATATTTATTACAATAGCACAAGTGGGGGAATTGGTATTACTGTGTTAGCATGTGTATATATGATTCATCATTTGGTTTGACCTCTAGAGGTTTACGCGAATTGTCAACTTCTAGAGGTCAATTTCTTTGATTGTTTATGAGGAGTAGAGTGATTGGATTGGTAATGTATGGGACTCAATTGACTCCTCTCCCCCGCAATATACCCAAGCGGCCCTTAcccaaccctaaacctaaaagAATTGCATGTATAAACCTTCATATATCCGTTTCTTCCAAATTCACCAATGTTCAAAAGTGTCCTAGCCAAGCACCACTTGcatatataaaacaaaattttatatagTCAAACGTTTACATGCACACTTTTGAAAGATTTTGTTTGTATCTCTCATGACCGTTAGTCAGTATTATCAACAAGTATGATTATAAAAGTTTCTCATGATGGTGTAACAACATATACATTTTGCTTAAGGGGAATGTAGCCCATTTAAAGTATAAGGGAAGAACACCTCACCTTTGAATGAATTTTGATGGGAGAATATATTGGATTTTTGTAGCTTGTGTGCCACATTTTGTAAAAGGCTAACAACGCCACCTTACCATTGTCTTTGTAGGGAATAATTCATCCAGCAAtttactttttattattttctatgTTCCTGTTTTCCGTTGTGATTTGGCAACATCTGACTCTAGATTGGATGCAGCAATTATACCAAAAAGCTCTTGCAATCAAGTCAGCAATACCTCATCCTAGGATCATGGGAATAATTCGTGAGTGTGGGGGTAAGATGCATATGGCTGAGCGTCAGTGGGCAGATGCAGCCACAGATTTTTTTGAAGCCTTTAAGAACTATGATGAAGCTGGGAACCAGAGGCGTATACAATGCTTGAAGTATTCTCTCCAGCGGCACAtctgttttctttctatttttctcaTTCATTTAGACTTGTTAATAGGTGCCCATTTTGTCTGtgtgtctctctctccctcatgtatgtgtgtgtatagagTGTTGATAGCTTTAAAAACTAGAGGTCAGGCTATTAATTCTTATGTACTATAATCTATGAGGCGTATGAAACTTAGATTGTAAGGTAATAATGATGGAGTCTAGTTCATGAAATATCTGGCAGCTCAAGCATGCATCAGAAGtcaaattttatgtaaaatgcaCCATCTATATTACTATTTGGATAATAAGTACCATAATTGGGATTTAAGATGATGAATCTTTATGCCAAGGGTATGTTTGACATTGTCGACAAATAActgtttttaaagtttaaatttattatcCAACATGTAGCATGTTTGATGTGTCTCAGACAGGTGCCTTAGTACAGatgtaaatataaaattttagtGATATATGATGTGAAATATTCCTTAGGTTGAGATACTGCAGCCATCCATGACTTGATCTGGACTGGGTTATACGGTAGATTTAGTTTGTGGGAGTATTACACATTTTTTACTAATTTTTCCATATTCAATGTGCATTGCTTGACAGGTATTTAGTTCTGGCTAATATGCTGATGGAGTCAGAAGTTAATCCATTTGATGGTCAAGAAGCAAAGCCGTAAGctataaaaacatttttttttatatttattttcaagtttttgCATTTGCCTTTGTTCTTATGATTTCTCTTCCACAGGTATAAAAACGATCCTGAGATCTTGGCAATGACAAATCTGATTGCAGCATATCAACGAAATGAGATACTGGAGTTTGAGAAAATTCTTAAGGTGTTATTCTTCACTAACCTGATGTTACGTGAATAGTTAACCTTTCCTAAGTGTTTGggtttctttcatttttccttcGTCTCTTTCTTCACTTAGTTGAGTTGGTATTTGTACTTTCTCAGAGTAACAGGAGGACAATTATGGATGATCCATTCATCCGAAACTATATTGAAGATCTGTTGAAGAATGTTAGGACACAAGTGCTGCTCAAACTTATCAAGCCATACACGAGAATTCGGATTCCCTTCATATCAAAGGTGATCCATAGGGTTCTGTCTTGCCGTATGTGTTTTCTATTGCCTTGTTGTGCTTGTTTAACTATTCACAAATACTTGATGGGTTTTATTTTAAACTTTAATTTATGCATTTTTCCAATACGGCCACTGCTGCTACCATTATTAACTTCCTCATATCACCTGTAAACTTACTAAAGTTTGTTGATGTTCAGGAACTTAATGTTCCGGAGAAAGATGTGGAGCAACTTTTGGTTTCACTTATATTGGATAACCGAATTGATGGACATATTGATCAGGTGAACCGGCTCTTAGAGCGTGGTGACAGGTCTGTTTCCTTGACTCGGTACTTTTTAATTCTTAATCCATGCATAATGGATCATGGTAGATGTTAATGCTTTCTCTTATCAATTACCACTGATTCATTTGTGAACATTGTGTAGGTCAAAGGGAATGAAGAAGTATGCTGCCGTAGATAAATGGAACACTCAGCTAAGGTCTCTTTACCAAACTATCAGTAACCGAGTATATTGAGAATGGCTTATATCGTTTATGATCTGTATTGTGCCTTATGTTCTGAGTTGAGCTCCAACACCCCTTTCGGAGGACAAAATGCTGGATGAGCTGTGAATAGACTTGATTTTTGAGCGTGATAACTTCATGCATAAGCTGCTGATTTATTGAGCAGTATATTCTCAAGTATTTGGAGCAAGTAGAGCCATTTTTCGACGTTCAATTTAGGAGGGTTGTTTAATGGGTGCTATTGCGTCACTTTGAAATCGGTAGTGGCTTCATTTTTAAGTACATGTTTGCAGCTTTAGGCTTATGGGTTACAATACTTTTGGCTTGTATTCAGAAATACCACAAAAACGAAGCTGTCCCTTCGTAACCGGTCATCCATAatatcaaataaatcattttcttctttggtAAATTTACCAAGGGCTATAGTCATAGTGGTCCTCCTATTCAACTACTTCAACCATTTTTGAACAAAATTCCAATTGAAATGAAATCTTTAGGATAAATTAGGATAAATTAATGCAATTTTGGAGGACTCAATGAAAGGACGTCAATTCAAATCCTGGATTTTCGAattgagagagattgagagagatcCAGAATTCTCATTATTTCTTAGATTCATGAACCAAATTCAATTCAGTGGGAtcttttattcacatttttttccATCAAGAACGTTTTATAAAACTCTTGGACTCCTGAATTGGGAGTATCCTACTTTCACGCTATTCACATTTACAGGGTTCAACAAGCAATCGATATTTCACGATCAAGGGTGTAGTACTATTTGTAGTAGTGGTCCTTATGTGGCAATTCCGCCAAGATCTCTTCTTTAGTTGGGGGAAGAATCCGCATGAATTGGATATTTTGAGGAACATATCGAGAGAGAATTGGTTAGACAATGTGTGGTTGTTAAACAATGATCGGTTTTTTTAGCAAGGTACATAAAGACTAAAAATTACAGTTTTTATAGGGACATGTCATCTCTAGAAGTTGCACtcgtatttttggggctttgcCTATAATAATTGAGAAAAGGACTTCCTTTCTAAGACCAACTCCAACCCAAGTGCTAAAACCTATTTTTCCCCCTCCATTCCCCCCCAATCCATTCCAACCCAAGTGGAAAATTGGACCTAAAACCTATAACCTAAAACAAAGCCAGAAACAGCCCAGGATTCAGCCCAGAAAATGATGTGAGCACCACCAGCGGGACCCCACCCACGTGGGCATGTCCTCTaggatttattgaatccaacggctgagatcgaatataatcaaatctaacggtaaaaaaaaaaatctaacgatccaaatttaacaaacggctaaaataattaaaaaaattatttaactcagaattcacccaaatttagtgatttttcaatatttattggaatctaaatatttttaggttaaaatgtttataaaataaaattaggatagtgtacataattttttttttaaattttacttaaaagaaaaaattagtc
Protein-coding regions in this window:
- the LOC126589427 gene encoding COP9 signalosome complex subunit 2-like isoform X1, with product MGSDADMEDYGFEYSDEEPEEQDVDIENQYYNSKGLVETDPEGALSGFDEVVSMEPEKAEWGFKALKQTVKLYYRLGRYKEMMDAYRVMLTYIKSAVTRNYSEKCINNIMDFVSGSASQNFGLLQEFYQTTLKALEEAKNERLWFKTNLKLCKIWFDMGEYGRMSKILKELHKSCQKEDGTDDQKKGSQLLEVYAIEIQMYTETKNNKKLKQLYQKALAIKSAIPHPRIMGIIRECGGKMHMAERQWADAATDFFEAFKNYDEAGNQRRIQCLKYLVLANMLMESEVNPFDGQEAKPYKNDPEILAMTNLIAAYQRNEILEFEKILKSNRRTIMDDPFIRNYIEDLLKNVRTQVLLKLIKPYTRIRIPFISKELNVPEKDVEQLLVSLILDNRIDGHIDQVNRLLERGDRSKGMKKYAAVDKWNTQLRSLYQTISNRVY
- the LOC126589427 gene encoding COP9 signalosome complex subunit 2-like isoform X2, which produces MMDAYRVMLTYIKSAVTRNYSEKCINNIMDFVSGSASQNFGLLQEFYQTTLKALEEAKNERLWFKTNLKLCKIWFDMGEYGRMSKILKELHKSCQKEDGTDDQKKGSQLLEVYAIEIQMYTETKNNKKLKQLYQKALAIKSAIPHPRIMGIIRECGGKMHMAERQWADAATDFFEAFKNYDEAGNQRRIQCLKYLVLANMLMESEVNPFDGQEAKPYKNDPEILAMTNLIAAYQRNEILEFEKILKSNRRTIMDDPFIRNYIEDLLKNVRTQVLLKLIKPYTRIRIPFISKELNVPEKDVEQLLVSLILDNRIDGHIDQVNRLLERGDRSKGMKKYAAVDKWNTQLRSLYQTISNRVY